The following proteins are co-located in the Silene latifolia isolate original U9 population chromosome 1, ASM4854445v1, whole genome shotgun sequence genome:
- the LOC141587544 gene encoding uncharacterized protein LOC141587544 yields MAGSKSQQQTAKKSKRKSSEGDKDSPFLELREITNTHGRRETTTQQRKSKAPLYGNTSSDLENIRPTQKTTSMSSNTHSQLSSHISIDQFNINMFSTLIYQDLEGYDDIGDPIYTCTKCGAQMWYGERDRMDTKPVIIQRNRGRGPYTFRIGGENTHLIGSLLPNNDAPPKFCQLYIYDTEEELKHRKNALSSTNGIQFDDGLMKDLKEMVDRYNVLAKSFRMARDRLHQGADGEVRLRLMRSRNTDGRTYNLPTVSEVAALIVGDMENTVDSRDIVVEERSGRLQRILELHASYLALQYPILFPRGEDGHRLGIPHSQHSISSSSSNENARDKLTLREWFAFRIQDRSSTKEFPTILMAGKLFQQFVADGCTMIESDRLKYICFNQPKLRSENFKNIENAAAIGQTNPSSAGVVWDCGYPDLFITFTCNPKWPEITSEFQKRGLPHAHILLFLQRDDKFPEAVDVDRVISAEIPDPLENPALYAKLKDCMIHGPCGELNQDAPCMIDGICSKKFPKRFNERTTVDGDGYPVYKRRENGTTIEKNGKTIHNRYVVPYNADLLLKYRAHINVEWCNQARSIKYLFK; encoded by the exons ATGGCAGGATCTAAATCTCAACAACAAACAGCAaagaagagtaaaagaaaaagcaGTGAAGGCGATAAAG ATAGTCCATTTTTAGAGCTTCGTGAAATAACAAACACTCATGGGCGAAGAGAAACAACTACACAACAAAGAAAGAGTAAAGCACCACTTTATGGAAATACCTCAT CTGACCTTGAGAATATTAGACCCACACAGAAAACAACGTCAATGTCCAGTAACACTCATTCACAGTTATCCAGTCATATATCAATTGACCAATTTAATATAAACATGTTCAGTACTCTAATTTACCAAG ATCTTGAAGGATACGATGATATCGGGGACCCTATTTACACTTGCACTAAATGTGGAGCTCAGATGTGGTACGGTGAAAGGGATCGTATGGATACGAAGCCCGTG ATCATTCAAAGGAACCGAGGTAGGGGTCCTTACACATTTAGAATAGGTGGGGAAAATACACATTTAATTGGAAGCTTATTACCTAATAATGACGCACCACCCAAATTTTGTCAACTTTATATTTACGACACTGAAGAGGAGTTGAAGCACAGGAAGAACGCTCTAAG CTCTACTAATGGTATTCAGTTTGACGATGGTCTAATGAAGGATTTAAAAGAAATGGTTGATCGTTACAATGTTTTGGCAAAATCATTTAGAATGGCTAGAGATCGGCTACACCAAGGTGCTGATGGTGAGGTGAGGTTAAGGCTCATGAGATCACGTAATACAGATGGGAGGACATATAATTTACCTACTGTCTCAGAGGTGGCTGCCCTTATTGTGGGAGATATGGAGAACACAGTTGATAGTAGGGACATTGTGGTTGAGGAACGCTCTGGTAGACTACAACGTATATTAGAGCTACATGCTTCTTATTTAGCCTTGCAGTACCCTATTCTCTTTCCGCGTGGAGAGGATGGTCATAGACTTGGTATCCCTCATAGTCAACATTCTATATCATCTTCAAGTAGCAATGAGAACGCTAGGGATAAGTTAACCTTGAGGGAGTGGTTTGCTTTTCGCATTCAAGACAGATCATCAACCAAAGAATTTCCAACTATTTTGATGGCAG gAAAACTATTTCAACAATTCGTTGCTGACGGTTGCACGATGATAGAATCTGACCGCTTAAAGTACATCTGTTTCAACCAACCAAAGTTGCGGTCGGAGAACTTCAAGAATATAGAAAATGCAGCCGCTATAGGACAAACGAACCCATCCTCCGCTGGT GTGGTGTGGGACTGTGGGTATCCTGATTTGTTTATTACCTTCACATGCAACCCAAAATGGCCTGAAATTACTAG TGAATTCCAAAAACGTGGCCTCCCTCATGCTCAtattttgctatttttacaaAGGGATGACAAGTTCCCAGAAGCCGTCGATGTTGACCGTGTTATAAGTGCTGAAATTCCAGACCCCTTAGAAAACCCAGCCCTTTATGCAAAGTTGAAAGATTGTATGATTCATGGTCCATGTGGAGAACTAAACCAAGATGCGCCATGCATGATTGATGGAATTTGCTCTAAAAAGTTTCCAAAGAGGTTTAATGAAAGAACTACTGTTGACGGTGATGGTTATCCAGTTTATAAGAGAAGGGAGAATGGAACAACAattgagaaaaatggtaaaaccATTCATAACAGATATGTTGTTCCATACAATGCTGATTTATTGTTGAAATATCGTGCTCACATTAACGTTGAATGGTGCAACCAAGCAAGATCCATCAAGTACTTATTCAAGTAA
- the LOC141587539 gene encoding uncharacterized protein LOC141587539, translated as MYHMSPNSGERYYLRTLLNFVKGPKSYKDIRTVNGVPHTTFKEACYALGLLGDDKEYIDAIEEASYWGTGFYLRNLFSTLLLTNSLVKPELVWEKTWKLLSDDILHRRRTELRNPDLQLTDEQLQTYALSEIESWFQRNGSSLRNFDSMPYPDVDILATCSNRLLADELSYDKDALKKEHEVLTCSMTDEQKSIYRKIMYSVENGQGGVYFVYGYGETGKTFLWKSLCAGIRSKGEIVIAVASSGIAVILLPGGRTAHARLSIPINVDENSTCHGIRLGTDLAELLKRAKLIIWDEAPMVNRYCFEALDISLRDIMRTSPK; from the exons ATGTATCATATGTCTCCAAATAGTGGTGAGAGGTACTATTTGAGAACTCTTCTGAACTTTGTAAAAGGACCCAAATCATATAAAGATATTCGAACTGTAAATGGAGTCCCTCACACAACTTTCAAAGAGGCATGCTACGCTTTAGGCTTACTTGGTGATGATAAAGAGTACATTGATGCCATTGAGGAAGCGAGTTATTGGGGGACGGGGTTTTATCTTAGGAATCTTTTCTCCACCCTTTTGCTCACAAATAGCTTAGTGAAGCCGGAATTAGTGTGGGAGAAGACGTGGAAGTTATTATCAGATGATATCTTACACAGAAGACGAACGGAACTACGTAACCCAG ATCTGCAACTCACAGACGAGCAGTTGCAGACTTACGCACTATCTGAGATTGAATCTTGGTTTCAAAGAAATGGTAGTTCCCTGCGTAACTTTGACAGCATGCCATATCCGGACGTTGATATTCTTGCTACGTGCTCCAATAGGCTCTTGGCTGATGAGTTATCTTACGATAaagatgctttgaagaaggaacATGAAGTGCTTACTTGTTCAATGACAGATGAACAGAAGTCAATTTATAGAAAAATTATGTACTCCGTTGAAAATGGTCAAGGTGGTGTATACTTTGTTTATGGGTATGGGGAAACCGGTAAGACTTTCCTCTGGAAAAGCTTATGCGCTGGAATAAGGTCGAAAGGTGAAATCGTTATAGCTGTCGCTTCAAGTGGCATTGCAGTTATCCTTCTTCCAGGAGGGCGGACAGCCCACGCCCGACTAAGCATACCTATTAATGTCGATGAAAACTCCACGTGTCATGGAATACGACTAGGAACCGATTTGGCAGAGCTACTAAAAAGGGCAAAGCTTATCATATGGGACGAGGCACCTATGGTTAATCGTTATTGTTTTGAAGCTCTTGATATAAGCTTGAGAGATATCATGAGAACTTCACCGAAATGA